In a genomic window of [Empedobacter] haloabium:
- a CDS encoding asparagine synthase-related protein, producing the protein MGGLCGWLGHGVADPGVIDRMAAPLARFDGTPIESMHGHLAGVAVAARSGSADVHRRDGLMVALWGHPVLTTPDLARQAASNGVAATLAAHWHDGRMGAEQLCAALGGPFALCILDEHRGEAVLAVDRLGIHPLTWQLAGETLLFASSADALNRHPLARAEVDAQGLYNYVYFHMVPSPGTAYQDQQRLLPGEFLHYRQGRVETRPYWQIAFHEDGKRSFEDLRDDFLAHLRSSVRQASAGAKIGAFLSGGTDSSTIAGILCDVNGAGADTYSIGFEAQGYDEMEYARIASRHFGTKHHEYYVTPDDVVAAIPQVAAVCDQPFGNASAVPAFYCARMARADGVTRMLGGDGGDELFGGNERYAKQHVFALYERVPQLFRKALLEPAVFNFPGGERVRLLRKARSYIEQASVAMPARLETYNLLGRYGPQQVFTDDFLAGADIGQPLASLARTYGRSEAKSLINRMLALDLKVTLADNDLPKVMKACELAGVEVAFPFLNDAMVQFSAGLTPQQKLNGTQLRWFFKEALKGFLPMEIITKQKHGFGLPFGVWLQRHKALQQLASDSLHDLKKRGIVRGAFIEQLTGQHLTEHAGYHGTMVWVLMMLEQWFRQREALR; encoded by the coding sequence ATGGGCGGACTATGCGGATGGTTGGGTCACGGCGTCGCCGACCCCGGCGTGATCGACAGGATGGCGGCGCCGCTGGCGCGCTTCGACGGCACACCGATCGAGAGCATGCACGGCCACTTGGCCGGCGTGGCCGTGGCGGCGCGCTCCGGCAGCGCCGACGTGCACCGGCGCGACGGCCTGATGGTCGCGCTGTGGGGCCACCCCGTCTTGACGACGCCCGACCTGGCGCGTCAGGCCGCGTCCAATGGCGTCGCCGCCACGCTGGCGGCGCACTGGCACGATGGCCGCATGGGCGCCGAGCAGCTGTGCGCCGCGCTGGGCGGCCCGTTCGCCCTGTGCATCCTGGACGAGCACCGCGGCGAAGCCGTGCTGGCCGTCGACCGCCTTGGCATCCATCCGCTGACGTGGCAGCTGGCCGGTGAGACACTGCTGTTCGCCTCCTCCGCCGATGCGCTGAACCGCCACCCGCTGGCGCGCGCCGAGGTCGATGCGCAGGGCCTGTACAACTACGTCTACTTCCACATGGTGCCCAGCCCCGGCACCGCGTACCAGGACCAGCAACGCCTGCTGCCGGGCGAATTCCTGCACTACCGCCAGGGCCGGGTCGAAACGCGGCCTTACTGGCAGATCGCGTTCCACGAAGATGGCAAGCGCTCCTTCGAGGACCTGCGCGACGACTTCCTGGCGCACCTGCGCAGCAGCGTGCGCCAGGCCAGCGCGGGCGCCAAGATCGGCGCCTTCCTCAGCGGCGGCACCGACAGCTCGACGATCGCCGGCATCCTGTGCGACGTCAACGGCGCGGGTGCCGACACCTACTCGATCGGCTTCGAGGCGCAAGGCTACGACGAGATGGAATACGCGCGCATCGCCTCGCGCCATTTCGGCACCAAGCATCATGAGTACTACGTGACGCCCGACGACGTAGTCGCCGCCATCCCGCAGGTGGCCGCCGTGTGCGACCAGCCGTTCGGCAACGCGTCGGCCGTTCCGGCCTTCTACTGCGCGCGCATGGCCCGCGCCGACGGCGTCACGCGCATGCTGGGCGGCGACGGTGGCGATGAACTCTTTGGCGGCAACGAGCGCTATGCCAAGCAGCACGTGTTCGCGCTGTACGAACGGGTGCCGCAGCTGTTCCGCAAGGCGCTGCTGGAGCCGGCCGTGTTCAACTTCCCCGGCGGCGAGCGGGTGCGGCTGCTGCGCAAGGCGCGCAGCTATATCGAGCAGGCCTCGGTGGCGATGCCGGCGCGCCTGGAAACCTACAACCTGCTGGGCCGCTACGGCCCGCAGCAGGTGTTTACCGACGACTTCCTGGCCGGCGCCGACATCGGCCAGCCGCTCGCGTCGCTGGCGCGCACGTACGGCCGCAGCGAGGCAAAAAGCCTGATCAACCGCATGCTGGCGCTGGACCTGAAGGTGACGTTGGCCGACAACGACCTGCCGAAGGTCATGAAGGCCTGCGAGCTGGCCGGCGTCGAGGTGGCGTTCCCGTTCCTGAACGACGCCATGGTCCAGTTCTCGGCTGGCCTGACGCCGCAGCAGAAGCTGAACGGCACCCAGCTGCGCTGGTTCTTCAAGGAGGCCTTGAAAGGCTTCCTGCCGATGGAGATCATCACCAAGCAGAAGCACGGCTTCGGGCTGCCGTTCGGCGTCTGGCTGCAGCGGCACAAGGCGTTGCAGCAGCTGGCCAGCGACAGCCTGCACGACCTGAAAAAGCGTGGCATCGTGCGCGGCGCCTTTATTGAACAATTAACGGGCCAGCACCTGACCGAACACGCGGGCTACCACGGCACCATGGTGTGGGTCTTGATGATGCTGGAGCAGTGGTTCCGCCAGCGCGAGGCGCTGCGGTGA
- a CDS encoding glycosyltransferase family 2 protein, which yields MSVAVVIPYFQRQPGILARALASVLAQRTDEPIDIIVVDDESPVPARAEVATLPAQQQARVRIVEQRNGGPAAARNKALDNVAPGTEYVAFIDSDDTWAPDHIAHALRALRAGHDFYFSDFYQLHQSVSAFERAGRIDPARHALLPGETQLHRYQADMQGQILGGNVIGTSTVVYRYASFRSLRFREEFVYAGEDYLFWLDLARMTDRIAFSSAREVVYGPGVNIFAGSGWGTEKSLIRLHYEMKYKKAIARLYPLTVQQAEDNRRAVQQLRRSFVADVVHRVAHRKPFMAVLLKQLKVDAQSVLFFVPLAVGLVLQRKRAA from the coding sequence GTGAGCGTCGCCGTCGTCATCCCGTACTTCCAGCGCCAGCCCGGCATCCTGGCCCGTGCGCTGGCCTCGGTGCTGGCGCAACGGACCGACGAACCGATCGACATCATCGTCGTCGACGACGAATCGCCGGTGCCGGCGCGCGCCGAGGTGGCGACACTGCCGGCACAGCAGCAGGCACGCGTGCGCATCGTCGAACAGCGCAACGGCGGCCCGGCCGCGGCGCGCAACAAGGCGCTGGACAACGTGGCACCAGGCACCGAATACGTCGCCTTCATCGATTCGGACGACACCTGGGCGCCGGACCACATCGCCCACGCCCTGCGGGCGCTGCGCGCCGGTCACGATTTTTATTTTTCCGATTTCTACCAGTTGCACCAGAGCGTCAGCGCGTTCGAGCGCGCCGGCCGCATCGACCCTGCGCGTCACGCGCTGCTGCCGGGCGAGACGCAGCTGCACCGCTACCAGGCCGACATGCAGGGCCAGATCCTGGGCGGCAACGTGATCGGCACGTCGACGGTGGTGTACCGCTACGCGTCCTTCCGCAGCCTGCGCTTTCGCGAGGAGTTCGTGTACGCGGGCGAGGACTACCTGTTCTGGCTCGACCTGGCGCGCATGACGGACCGCATCGCGTTCTCGTCGGCGCGCGAGGTCGTGTACGGCCCAGGGGTGAACATCTTTGCCGGCTCCGGCTGGGGCACGGAGAAATCGCTGATCCGCCTGCATTACGAGATGAAGTACAAGAAGGCGATCGCCCGGCTGTATCCGCTGACGGTGCAGCAGGCCGAGGACAACCGCCGCGCCGTGCAGCAGCTGCGGCGCAGCTTCGTCGCGGACGTCGTCCATCGCGTGGCGCACCGCAAGCCATTCATGGCCGTGCTGCTCAAGCAGCTGAAAGTCGATGCGCAGAGCGTGCTGTTCTTCGTGCCCTTGGCCGTCGGGCTGGTCTTGCAGCGCAAGCGGGCGGCATGA
- a CDS encoding glycosyltransferase family 2 protein, translating into MMRVLVSILNWNGAAQTVECVRDLLRQQLPEGARADILVIDNGSAAADAQALGDGLAGLPVRLRRESVNHGFAGGHNLAVADALAQGYDFLWLVNNDAVMGDEHVLARLLALMVADPRCGAASPLLAILDQPEKIYFCGNFHDWPSGTTRRARDVDEARRLAPARLAQQWVPGTAMLLRLDALRTAGALDERMFAYYEDDELCARLAAAGWHSAVAYDARVLHAMPKRETDRPPYYFYLMARNHLIFWHGSTPAAHRRALGLKLLDRALYDVNRLRYRGYPQHAEAALLGVEDFLRRRHGRPQLARRAALPLRWLRALLWLPHRRVLRRLDGNA; encoded by the coding sequence ATGATGCGTGTCCTCGTCAGCATCCTGAACTGGAACGGCGCCGCGCAGACGGTCGAGTGCGTGCGCGACCTGCTGCGCCAGCAGTTGCCGGAGGGCGCCCGCGCCGACATCCTTGTCATCGACAACGGCTCGGCAGCGGCCGACGCGCAGGCGCTGGGCGACGGCCTGGCGGGGCTGCCGGTGCGGCTGCGGCGCGAGAGCGTCAACCACGGCTTCGCGGGTGGCCACAACCTGGCCGTCGCGGACGCGCTGGCGCAAGGGTACGACTTCCTCTGGCTGGTCAACAATGACGCCGTCATGGGCGACGAACACGTGCTGGCGCGCCTGCTGGCGTTGATGGTGGCCGATCCGCGCTGCGGCGCCGCGTCGCCGCTGCTGGCGATCCTGGACCAGCCCGAAAAAATCTACTTCTGCGGGAACTTCCATGACTGGCCCTCGGGCACGACGCGGCGCGCGCGCGACGTCGACGAAGCCCGGCGGCTGGCGCCCGCGCGCCTGGCACAACAGTGGGTGCCCGGCACGGCGATGCTGCTGCGCCTGGACGCGCTGCGCACGGCGGGTGCGCTGGACGAACGCATGTTTGCCTACTACGAGGACGACGAATTGTGCGCCCGCCTGGCCGCCGCCGGCTGGCACAGTGCCGTCGCCTACGACGCCCGCGTGCTGCACGCGATGCCCAAGCGCGAGACGGACCGGCCGCCGTATTACTTCTACCTGATGGCCCGCAACCACCTGATCTTCTGGCACGGCAGCACGCCGGCCGCGCACCGCCGCGCGCTGGGGTTGAAGCTGCTGGACCGGGCGCTGTACGACGTCAACCGGCTGCGCTACCGCGGCTATCCGCAGCACGCGGAAGCGGCGCTGCTGGGCGTGGAGGACTTCCTGCGCCGCCGCCATGGCCGGCCGCAACTGGCGCGGCGTGCGGCGTTGCCGCTGCGCTGGCTGCGGGCACTGTTGTGGCTGCCCCACCGGCGCGTGCTGCGCCGGCTCGACGGCAACGCCTGA